Proteins encoded in a region of the Desulfuromonas thiophila genome:
- a CDS encoding sensor histidine kinase, producing the protein MNRATCSTTAAPAAQQLRPGRIAAGIAALYLLFSTIWILVSDRLLLQLASDGHRLSQLQTFKGMLFVVLSALLVFVLAQRSLSGIRRTQEVLRHNEQRLQDILNATGAGSWEWNLQTGALAINEHWAAMIGYSLAELEPLSITTWRRLAHPEDLQRSEALIARHLAGELPAYRCEARLRHKQGYWIWVLDCGRVVQWHDGQPLLMAGTHQDISALKQLQEDLQHKNREMEQLIYSVSHDLKSPLVTIKAFLALLRQDLTAGDDARITKDLNYLDGAASRMEQLLAGLLQLSRVGRLEQPAQTRTVNSLVQDSLAALAGRLQDHSIQLQIADMPQLLRADPLQLVQLWQNLIENAIKYRGQQAQLRIDIGVRSSSPPVFYVCDNGLGIEPQQCERIFGLFTQLDPNAEGSGLGLALAKKIVSHQGGQIWAESAGLGRGSCFCFTLPAALQAATMLPESPAP; encoded by the coding sequence GCAGCACCACCGCCGCGCCGGCGGCTCAGCAGCTGCGCCCCGGCCGGATCGCGGCAGGCATCGCGGCGCTCTATCTGCTGTTTTCGACCATCTGGATTCTCGTCAGTGACCGCCTGCTGCTGCAACTGGCCAGCGACGGCCACCGCCTCAGTCAGCTGCAGACCTTCAAGGGCATGCTCTTCGTGGTGCTCAGCGCCCTGCTGGTGTTTGTGCTGGCCCAACGCAGCCTCAGCGGCATCCGCCGGACGCAGGAGGTTTTGCGCCACAACGAACAGCGCCTGCAGGACATCCTCAACGCCACCGGCGCCGGCAGCTGGGAATGGAACCTGCAAACCGGCGCCCTGGCGATCAATGAGCACTGGGCCGCCATGATCGGCTATTCGCTGGCCGAATTGGAACCCCTCAGCATCACAACCTGGCGCCGGTTGGCCCACCCGGAGGATCTGCAACGCAGCGAAGCCCTCATCGCCCGCCATCTGGCCGGCGAATTGCCCGCCTACCGCTGCGAGGCACGGCTGCGCCACAAACAGGGCTACTGGATCTGGGTGCTCGACTGCGGCCGCGTGGTACAGTGGCACGACGGTCAGCCCCTGCTGATGGCCGGCACTCATCAGGACATCAGCGCCCTCAAGCAGCTGCAGGAGGATCTGCAGCACAAAAACCGCGAAATGGAGCAGCTGATCTACAGCGTTTCACATGACCTGAAGAGCCCGCTGGTCACCATCAAGGCCTTTCTGGCGCTGTTGCGGCAGGATCTGACAGCCGGCGATGACGCGCGCATCACCAAGGATCTGAACTATCTTGATGGCGCCGCCAGTCGCATGGAACAGCTGCTGGCCGGTCTGTTGCAGCTGTCACGCGTCGGCCGCCTTGAACAGCCGGCCCAGACCCGCACGGTCAACAGTCTGGTGCAGGACAGCCTGGCCGCCCTGGCCGGCCGCCTGCAGGATCACAGCATCCAGCTGCAGATCGCTGACATGCCCCAGCTGCTGCGGGCCGATCCGCTGCAACTGGTGCAGCTGTGGCAGAACCTGATCGAAAACGCGATCAAGTACCGTGGCCAGCAGGCCCAGCTACGCATCGACATCGGTGTGCGCAGCAGCAGCCCGCCGGTTTTCTATGTGTGCGATAACGGTCTGGGCATTGAGCCGCAGCAATGCGAACGCATCTTCGGCCTGTTCACCCAGCTCGACCCGAATGCCGAGGGCAGCGGCCTGGGACTGGCCCTGGCGAAAAAGATTGTCAGCCATCAGGGCGGCCAGATCTGGGCCGAATCCGCAGGCCTTGGCCGGGGCAGCTGTTTCTGCTTCACCCTGCCGGCAGCCCTGCAGGCGGCCACAATGCTGCCCGAGAGCCCGGCGCCCTAG
- the rpsA gene encoding 30S ribosomal protein S1: MNDKLFDEREEELDAQDALTDEEMTEGDFAALLEESLSGTGRLEIGQQIEATILQIGQDWVFLDVGQKGEGVLDVRELQDDAGALTAQVGERVAVYFMSRAGGELRFTRRIGSGPAGAAQLEEAWRSGIPVEGRVEKEIKGGYEIALPGSARAFCPFSQIGLRRQDDPATLIGQSFPVKISQFGAQGRNIVVSRRAVLEEERRARREELRKTLKEGQRVMGEVTSIRDFGAFVDIGGIEGLLPIAEVSYGRVENLADLLQVGQQLELMVKSLDWQAERFSFSLRDTLADPWGQVRERFPVGSTHQGKVVRLAPFGAFVQLDEGIDGLVHISRLGAGKRISHPREVLQEGQPLAVAIESIDEAAHRIALVPAEAAAEVAPTSWNERPAATAGAGRSGLGSLGDLLRASQDKKTRGRERRR; encoded by the coding sequence ATGAATGACAAGCTGTTTGATGAACGGGAAGAGGAGCTGGACGCACAGGATGCCCTGACCGATGAGGAGATGACCGAGGGCGATTTCGCCGCCCTGCTGGAAGAGAGCCTCAGCGGTACTGGCCGGCTTGAGATCGGTCAGCAGATCGAGGCGACCATTCTGCAGATTGGACAGGACTGGGTTTTCCTCGATGTCGGCCAGAAGGGCGAGGGGGTGCTCGATGTGCGCGAACTGCAGGATGACGCTGGCGCCCTGACGGCTCAGGTCGGCGAACGGGTGGCGGTCTATTTCATGTCGCGCGCCGGTGGTGAACTGCGCTTTACCCGTCGTATCGGCTCCGGCCCGGCGGGCGCGGCCCAGCTGGAAGAGGCCTGGCGCAGTGGGATTCCGGTGGAAGGCCGGGTGGAAAAGGAAATCAAGGGTGGCTACGAGATTGCCCTGCCGGGCAGCGCGCGCGCCTTCTGCCCCTTTTCGCAGATCGGCCTGCGGCGACAGGACGATCCGGCGACCCTTATCGGCCAGAGCTTTCCGGTCAAGATCAGCCAGTTTGGCGCCCAGGGGCGCAACATTGTGGTCTCGCGCCGGGCGGTGCTGGAAGAGGAACGGCGGGCCCGTCGTGAGGAACTCCGCAAAACCCTCAAGGAGGGCCAGCGGGTGATGGGTGAGGTAACCTCCATCCGCGATTTCGGCGCCTTTGTCGATATCGGCGGCATCGAGGGGCTGTTGCCCATTGCCGAGGTGTCTTACGGCCGGGTGGAGAATCTGGCCGATCTGCTGCAGGTGGGCCAGCAGCTGGAGCTGATGGTCAAGAGCCTTGACTGGCAGGCGGAGCGCTTCTCCTTCAGCCTGCGCGACACCCTGGCCGATCCCTGGGGACAGGTGCGTGAGCGGTTCCCCGTTGGCAGTACCCACCAGGGCAAGGTGGTGCGGCTGGCGCCTTTCGGCGCCTTCGTCCAGCTCGATGAGGGCATCGATGGTCTGGTGCACATCTCCCGCCTGGGTGCCGGCAAGCGCATCAGCCACCCGCGCGAGGTGCTGCAGGAAGGTCAGCCGCTGGCGGTTGCCATCGAGAGCATCGACGAGGCGGCCCACCGTATTGCCCTGGTGCCGGCCGAGGCCGCTGCCGAGGTGGCGCCGACCAGCTGGAACGAGCGGCCGGCGGCGACCGCTGGCGCCGGCCGGAGCGGGTTGGGCAGCCTGGGTGATCTGCTGCGCGCCAGTCAGGACAAGAAAACACGCGGCCGCGAGCGGCGCCGGTGA
- a CDS encoding response regulator, with product MEGEAIVILLAEDEPAHAEIVRRTLEQSRIANRLIHVSDGQQALDYLYRRPPFAEPQQAPRPGLILLDLRMPRVDGLEVLERVKSDPALANIPVVVLTTSAAESDLLQAYDRHANSYVVKPVDFAKFTTLMETLGYYWLIWNRVPQGDPRA from the coding sequence ATGGAAGGAGAAGCCATTGTCATTCTGCTGGCTGAAGATGAGCCGGCCCATGCCGAAATCGTACGGCGGACGCTGGAGCAGTCGCGCATTGCCAACCGCCTGATCCATGTCAGCGATGGTCAGCAGGCCCTTGATTATCTCTACCGCCGGCCCCCCTTCGCCGAACCGCAGCAGGCCCCGCGACCGGGGCTGATTCTGCTTGATCTGCGCATGCCGCGGGTCGACGGCCTGGAGGTGCTGGAGCGGGTCAAAAGCGACCCGGCGCTGGCCAACATTCCCGTGGTGGTGCTGACCACCTCGGCGGCGGAAAGTGACCTGCTGCAGGCCTATGACCGCCATGCCAACAGCTATGTGGTCAAACCGGTCGATTTCGCCAAATTCACCACCCTGATGGAAACCCTCGGCTACTACTGGCTGATCTGGAACCGTGTGCCGCAGGGCGACCCGCGAGCCTGA
- the recQ gene encoding DNA helicase RecQ has protein sequence MTSPLHSLQQRFGHAAFRPPQQEIIDCLIAGRDVFVLMPTGAGKSLCYQIPALHRPGTALVVSPLVSLMKDQVDALTAAGIRAACYNATLTAEQARQVLARLHRQQLDLLYIAPERLMSAAFLERLREVPLALIAVDEAHCVSQWGHDFRPEYVQLGRLRQLFPQVPLIALTATADRQTRQDVVARLGLEQAETFVRSFDRPNIQYRVVEKLKPFAQLEAFLSRRRDQSGIIYALSRKRVEEIAAKLAQRGHAAAAYHAGLADGERQAVQEAFLADELRLVVATVAFGMGIDKPNVRFVVHYDLPKNIESYYQETGRAGRDGLPAEALLLFGYGDISIARGLISKGSNAEQVRIELHKLNAMVSYAEPLTCRRRALLGYFGEPLAEDCGNCDFCLNPPERYDATEDARKLLSCVYRVGQRFGAGHVIDVLRGQRNQRVLQLGHDRLSTFAIGSEVSVESWTGLVRQLVHLGYLYPDVANYGVLKLTEAARPLLTGQQQLWLARPRLKDAAAGGERPAGRGRKLRLRRR, from the coding sequence CGCCGGTCGCGATGTGTTTGTACTGATGCCCACCGGCGCCGGCAAGTCCCTCTGTTACCAGATTCCGGCCCTGCACCGGCCCGGTACCGCTCTGGTGGTATCGCCGCTGGTGTCGCTGATGAAGGATCAGGTCGATGCTCTCACCGCCGCCGGTATCCGGGCGGCCTGCTACAACGCCACCCTGACGGCGGAACAGGCCCGCCAGGTGCTGGCGCGGCTGCACCGGCAGCAGCTCGATCTGCTCTATATCGCGCCGGAACGGCTGATGAGCGCGGCCTTTCTCGAACGGCTGCGGGAGGTGCCGCTGGCGCTGATCGCGGTGGACGAGGCCCACTGCGTGTCGCAGTGGGGCCATGATTTCCGCCCCGAATACGTTCAGCTCGGCCGCCTGCGCCAGCTGTTTCCGCAGGTGCCGCTCATTGCCCTGACGGCCACGGCCGACCGTCAGACGCGCCAGGACGTGGTGGCGCGCCTGGGCCTTGAGCAGGCTGAAACCTTTGTGCGCAGTTTCGATCGCCCCAATATTCAATACCGGGTGGTGGAAAAGCTCAAACCCTTTGCCCAGCTGGAGGCCTTTCTCAGCCGCCGGCGTGACCAGTCCGGCATCATCTACGCCCTGAGCCGCAAGCGGGTGGAGGAGATTGCCGCCAAGCTGGCCCAGCGCGGTCATGCCGCGGCCGCCTACCACGCCGGGCTGGCCGATGGCGAGCGCCAGGCGGTGCAGGAGGCCTTTCTGGCCGATGAGCTGCGGCTGGTGGTGGCGACGGTGGCCTTCGGCATGGGCATCGACAAGCCCAATGTGCGCTTTGTGGTGCATTACGATCTGCCCAAGAACATCGAAAGCTACTATCAGGAAACCGGCCGCGCCGGTCGTGACGGGCTGCCGGCGGAGGCGCTGCTGCTGTTCGGTTATGGCGATATCAGCATTGCCCGCGGTCTGATCAGCAAGGGCAGCAATGCCGAACAGGTACGCATTGAACTGCACAAGCTTAACGCCATGGTCAGCTACGCCGAACCGCTGACCTGCCGGCGGCGGGCACTGCTGGGCTATTTCGGCGAGCCGCTGGCCGAGGATTGCGGCAACTGCGATTTCTGTCTCAATCCGCCCGAGCGTTACGACGCCACCGAGGACGCCCGCAAGCTGCTGTCCTGCGTTTATCGCGTCGGTCAGCGTTTTGGCGCCGGCCATGTGATTGATGTGCTGCGCGGCCAGCGCAACCAGCGCGTGCTGCAGCTGGGGCACGACCGCTTGAGCACCTTCGCCATTGGCAGCGAGGTGTCGGTTGAGAGCTGGACCGGGCTGGTGCGGCAGCTGGTGCATCTGGGTTATCTCTACCCCGATGTCGCCAATTATGGCGTGCTCAAGCTGACCGAGGCCGCCCGGCCGCTGCTGACTGGCCAGCAGCAGCTGTGGCTGGCGCGCCCCCGTTTGAAGGATGCCGCTGCTGGCGGCGAGCGCCCGGCCGGGCGGGGCCGGAAGCTGCGGTTGCGGCGCCGCTGA
- a CDS encoding zinc ribbon domain-containing protein YjdM has product MTEQQTAVPPCPQCGSLYGYPDGLLLICPECGHEWTPQGGAEAACAVLARDAHGTPLQDGDSVTVIKDLKIKGSSQVVKVGTRVKNIRLVEGDHNIDCRIDGIGAMKLKSEFVRKQ; this is encoded by the coding sequence ATGACAGAACAGCAGACGGCTGTGCCGCCCTGCCCCCAGTGTGGTTCGCTGTACGGTTACCCCGATGGTCTGTTGCTGATCTGCCCCGAGTGCGGCCATGAATGGACGCCGCAGGGCGGTGCGGAGGCTGCCTGTGCCGTGCTGGCGCGCGATGCTCATGGCACCCCGCTGCAGGATGGCGACAGCGTGACGGTGATCAAGGATTTGAAGATCAAGGGTTCGTCCCAGGTGGTCAAGGTGGGCACCCGGGTCAAGAACATCCGCCTGGTCGAGGGCGATCACAACATTGATTGCCGTATCGATGGCATCGGGGCGATGAAACTGAAGTCGGAGTTTGTCCGCAAGCAATAG
- a CDS encoding amidohydrolase family protein, producing MTSEPIFDAHLHIIAAGFPLVANQGYLPPAFDCAAYRALSEPLGICAGAVVSGSFQAFDQSYLLAALRQLGPSFVGVTQLPATVSDAAILRLDRAGVRGLRFNLKRGGSAGIDELDRLARRVHEIAGWHCELYCASAELAPLFDLLSALPAVSIDHLGLTATGFDVLLRLAERGVRVKATGFGRVDFPLAPALRQLYEANPAALLFGTDLPGTRTPRPFQATDLERIRQTLGPVGARQVLYENARAFYRLDAAAATPAQQPAAP from the coding sequence ATGACCAGCGAACCGATCTTCGACGCCCATCTGCACATCATCGCCGCCGGCTTTCCACTGGTAGCCAATCAGGGCTATCTGCCGCCGGCGTTTGACTGTGCGGCTTATCGCGCCCTTAGCGAACCGCTCGGCATCTGCGCTGGCGCCGTTGTGTCCGGCTCGTTCCAGGCCTTCGACCAGAGCTACCTGCTGGCGGCGCTGCGCCAGCTCGGTCCCAGTTTTGTCGGGGTGACCCAGCTGCCGGCAACGGTAAGCGATGCCGCAATCCTCCGACTGGACCGCGCCGGCGTGCGCGGCCTGCGTTTCAACCTTAAACGCGGCGGTTCAGCCGGCATTGATGAACTCGACCGCCTGGCACGGCGGGTGCACGAAATCGCCGGCTGGCATTGCGAACTGTACTGCGCCTCGGCCGAACTGGCGCCCCTGTTCGACCTGCTCAGCGCCCTGCCGGCGGTCAGCATTGATCATCTGGGGCTGACCGCCACAGGTTTCGATGTGCTACTGCGCCTGGCCGAACGTGGCGTGCGGGTCAAGGCGACAGGCTTTGGCCGGGTGGATTTCCCCCTCGCTCCGGCCCTGCGCCAGCTCTATGAAGCCAATCCGGCCGCCCTGCTGTTCGGCACCGATCTGCCCGGCACCCGCACGCCACGCCCGTTCCAGGCCACGGATCTGGAACGGATTCGCCAAACCCTCGGCCCGGTCGGTGCCCGTCAGGTGCTGTACGAAAACGCCCGCGCCTTTTACCGGCTCGATGCCGCCGCTGCGACGCCGGCCCAGCAGCCAGCCGCGCCATGA